In Candidatus Nitronauta litoralis, one DNA window encodes the following:
- a CDS encoding c-type cytochrome, whose amino-acid sequence MLRWSFFRNVIVGALVWSVGGLGIGMGQAQAGVDAKELIENNCSTCHRFSGEPLSRLKLKAPDLKWGGNKYQHDWLVRFLQGKEEMIYPNGYRWDIQRKKTEHVKLDAEQAEAVAQYFEKNFLDPRVEKDAFSIDKLTQREVELGAGIFKEYSCLGCHQVKEDGKKIGGPISVNLYNTGQRYNFDWLFRFALNPQDFTPHSGEYLADISPLKLRQLLGYLMTQGVDNYPLHVPWETQAFKKGDPTHGKLIYKEYCVQCHGPEGKGDGVGALGLTNPPPANHSQMALSELPMDYLYNVIYYGGKSVGKSSNMPDWGITIHGQDFADLIAFLRTNFKGGEESKTVASASGAGSGDCSQPRKTKTAPSSFLNKKNPVPATAANIAAGKKLFLKDAKPVACLQCHGKKGDGKGPLGGGLKPKPRDFTCAPMMKDISDGQMFWIIKNGSQGTGMMPFKMLKDKETWQVIRYIRTLAN is encoded by the coding sequence ATGTTGAGATGGAGTTTTTTCCGAAATGTGATTGTTGGGGCATTGGTCTGGTCAGTTGGAGGCCTGGGTATCGGAATGGGACAGGCTCAGGCCGGTGTTGATGCCAAAGAATTGATTGAAAATAACTGTTCCACCTGCCATCGATTTTCCGGGGAACCGTTGAGCCGATTAAAGCTGAAAGCACCCGACCTCAAGTGGGGAGGAAACAAATATCAACATGACTGGCTGGTTCGATTTCTTCAGGGTAAAGAAGAAATGATATACCCTAATGGTTACCGTTGGGACATTCAGCGTAAAAAGACAGAACATGTGAAACTTGATGCTGAGCAAGCCGAGGCAGTTGCGCAATATTTTGAAAAGAATTTTCTTGACCCACGAGTCGAGAAAGACGCCTTCAGCATAGATAAACTCACCCAGCGGGAAGTAGAACTGGGTGCCGGAATTTTCAAGGAATATTCCTGCCTGGGGTGCCATCAGGTAAAAGAAGATGGAAAGAAAATTGGCGGTCCTATCAGTGTCAACCTGTACAACACGGGGCAGCGTTATAATTTCGACTGGCTGTTTCGTTTTGCGCTTAATCCGCAGGATTTTACTCCGCACAGTGGCGAATATCTGGCCGACATCAGCCCCCTTAAATTGCGCCAATTGTTGGGTTACCTCATGACACAGGGTGTCGACAACTATCCCTTGCATGTCCCCTGGGAGACTCAGGCATTTAAAAAAGGTGATCCGACCCATGGCAAACTGATTTATAAGGAATATTGCGTGCAATGTCACGGCCCGGAAGGCAAGGGTGATGGGGTGGGCGCGTTGGGGCTCACCAATCCTCCTCCTGCCAATCATTCACAAATGGCGTTGAGCGAATTGCCGATGGACTACCTCTACAATGTGATTTATTACGGTGGCAAGAGTGTGGGGAAATCGTCCAATATGCCGGATTGGGGAATTACGATTCACGGCCAGGATTTTGCAGACCTCATCGCTTTCCTTCGTACCAATTTTAAAGGTGGGGAAGAGTCAAAAACTGTAGCCAGCGCATCCGGTGCGGGCTCAGGGGATTGCTCTCAACCGCGAAAAACCAAAACGGCTCCGTCCAGCTTCTTGAACAAAAAGAATCCAGTGCCGGCGACCGCGGCAAACATTGCCGCAGGAAAAAAACTATTCCTGAAGGATGCGAAACCAGTCGCCTGCCTGCAGTGTCATGGCAAGAAAGGTGACGGCAAAGGCCCCTTGGGTGGTGGGCTTAAACCGAAACCTCGCGATTTCACTTGTGCTCCGATGATGAAGGATATTTCAGACGGACAAATGTTCTGGATCATCAAAAACGGATCACAAGGAACCGGAATGATGCCGTTTAAAATGTTGAAAGATAAGGAGACCTGGCAGGTCATCCGATATATACGTACCCTGGCAAATTGA
- a CDS encoding cytochrome c → MNKWKVFEKIKGVFRCIGLVLVLVLSVQMAQAEDYPVLPGDDQLAMHQGRPHGGRYERHSLHHGMGRGGKGICPQTRKTPKAPPDLQTLKNPLEPSQKNLGEGENLYHYKSQPSSCKVCHGANGNGLGMMASASEPMPTNFTCKETMASVTDGQMFWIIKKGSPGTEMPPYQLFLSDEQIWQLVMYVRTFIKD, encoded by the coding sequence ATGAATAAATGGAAAGTGTTTGAAAAAATAAAAGGAGTGTTCCGCTGTATCGGTCTGGTGCTCGTTTTGGTTTTAAGCGTGCAGATGGCACAAGCTGAGGATTATCCTGTTTTACCTGGAGACGATCAATTGGCCATGCATCAGGGGAGGCCGCATGGTGGGCGCTACGAACGACATTCCCTGCATCATGGAATGGGTCGTGGCGGTAAGGGTATTTGCCCACAAACCAGAAAGACTCCGAAAGCCCCCCCTGATTTGCAAACGCTTAAAAATCCTCTGGAACCTTCCCAGAAAAACCTGGGTGAAGGGGAAAACTTGTACCATTACAAATCGCAGCCTTCTTCATGTAAGGTGTGCCATGGAGCTAACGGTAATGGGTTGGGTATGATGGCGTCTGCAAGTGAACCTATGCCGACAAACTTTACCTGTAAAGAGACAATGGCCTCTGTCACGGATGGTCAGATGTTCTGGATCATCAAAAAGGGCTCTCCCGGAACGGAGATGCCGCCCTACCAGCTGTTTCTGTCAGATGAGCAGATATGGCAACTGGTTATGTATGTCAGGACTTTTATTAAGGATTAA
- a CDS encoding sulfite oxidase yields the protein MFSRKERGLWELYQEDPEKADAEIWESGYSISRRGFFKKGGTALAALLGAQIAFLDKLPKGLLPVALAEAAEPFEIPGKNGLVVLNDRPVNAETPAHLLDDEVTPVDRHFVRNNGLPPDVSDPAEIKGWVLTIDGEVHKPLKLSLDQLKRFPKQTLQLTVECGGNGRAGFYPPAKGNQWTFGAVASPRYTGVRLKDVLEEAGLKSSAVYTGYYGKDLHLSGDPNRIPISRGTPIQKALDPHTLITFEMNGKPLPALHGFPLRLVTPGWPGSTSIKWLHRIWVRDREHDGPKMTGYAYRIPKYPVEPGAHVPKSDMQIIESMPVKSLITFPKSGLTHQTGKPLIVRGHAWAGDLSVRSVDLSIDFGATWIKTQLKPPANPFAWQHWQTSVVFPGPGYYEVWARATDSANTMQPMVMPGWNPKGYLNNAMHRIAVRVT from the coding sequence ATGTTTTCCAGGAAGGAACGCGGGCTTTGGGAACTGTATCAGGAGGATCCCGAAAAAGCAGATGCGGAGATCTGGGAATCCGGGTATTCCATCAGCCGTCGCGGTTTTTTCAAAAAAGGAGGTACCGCACTGGCAGCGTTGCTGGGAGCGCAGATTGCCTTCCTGGATAAACTGCCGAAAGGTCTTCTACCCGTGGCCCTGGCGGAGGCTGCGGAGCCCTTTGAAATTCCCGGTAAAAATGGGCTGGTGGTGTTGAACGACCGGCCTGTCAATGCTGAAACGCCAGCCCATCTTCTTGATGACGAGGTCACTCCTGTGGATCGTCATTTTGTCAGGAACAATGGGCTTCCACCCGACGTTTCTGATCCGGCTGAAATTAAAGGCTGGGTCCTGACCATTGATGGTGAAGTGCACAAGCCACTCAAGCTTTCCCTCGACCAGCTCAAACGTTTTCCCAAACAAACTTTGCAACTTACAGTTGAATGTGGAGGCAACGGTCGTGCCGGATTTTATCCCCCGGCCAAGGGCAACCAATGGACTTTCGGTGCAGTGGCATCGCCACGTTATACTGGCGTACGGTTAAAAGATGTGCTTGAGGAAGCAGGATTAAAATCTTCTGCTGTTTATACAGGATATTACGGAAAAGACCTTCATTTGTCAGGGGATCCCAATCGTATCCCTATCTCCCGGGGTACACCCATCCAAAAGGCATTGGATCCACATACACTGATAACTTTCGAGATGAATGGGAAACCTTTACCTGCACTGCACGGTTTCCCTTTGCGTCTGGTGACACCCGGTTGGCCGGGGTCCACTTCGATCAAATGGTTACACCGTATCTGGGTTCGGGACCGCGAGCACGATGGGCCTAAAATGACTGGATATGCCTACCGGATTCCGAAGTACCCGGTGGAACCGGGAGCTCATGTACCGAAATCGGATATGCAAATAATTGAATCCATGCCGGTCAAATCACTCATCACCTTTCCCAAATCCGGACTCACCCATCAAACCGGGAAGCCACTCATTGTACGAGGTCACGCCTGGGCAGGAGATTTAAGTGTACGCAGTGTTGACCTGTCCATTGATTTTGGAGCAACCTGGATTAAAACGCAGTTGAAACCGCCCGCAAATCCATTTGCCTGGCAGCATTGGCAAACATCCGTAGTTTTTCCAGGGCCTGGTTATTACGAAGTATGGGCGCGTGCCACAGACAGCGCGAATACCATGCAGCCTATGGTCATGCCGGGATGGAACCCAAAAGGGTACCTCAACAACGCCATGCATCGAATTGCCGTCAGAGTGACGTAA
- a CDS encoding cytochrome c, with protein sequence MPPEILEEVREIESPFLDSPEIVEEGRQIYFGKGLCVTCHSKNGEGVRLPGHSPRNFTDIKWQDMRTDGELMWVLKNGSPGTGMPIRVGKVITEEEGWKVIQFIRSFGMAQTAEGQ encoded by the coding sequence GTGCCACCCGAAATCCTGGAAGAGGTTAGAGAGATCGAAAGTCCCTTTTTGGACTCTCCTGAAATCGTGGAAGAAGGCCGACAGATTTATTTTGGCAAGGGGTTGTGTGTTACCTGCCACAGCAAGAACGGCGAAGGCGTGCGCCTCCCAGGGCACTCACCACGTAATTTCACGGATATAAAATGGCAGGACATGCGTACGGATGGAGAATTGATGTGGGTCCTGAAAAATGGATCGCCCGGAACCGGAATGCCGATCCGTGTTGGCAAAGTTATTACTGAAGAAGAAGGCTGGAAGGTGATCCAGTTTATACGGTCGTTTGGTATGGCACAGACCGCCGAAGGTCAATAA
- a CDS encoding OBAP family protein, with translation MFSKKNMMAGVALLAGIFSVSSAFAGDKPASPLDGYTIHVSAPHMMDGEVIGPFHHYCKPINSEIIQCILFESTDPNARMTEVEYMVSKKLARSAIPGWSHKQNWHDHKQEIETGRVAVHYPTDKETVKKIVEHVSDTDGIIFHLWPDGAPIPDGSVMIAQSVGHWEALHGGAAASSAPAHASAPSASSGSGSKGSVIKMLTDADYARIGVNETYKNR, from the coding sequence ATGTTCAGCAAAAAAAATATGATGGCAGGTGTGGCCCTGCTCGCAGGAATTTTTTCGGTCAGTTCCGCATTTGCAGGTGACAAACCAGCGAGTCCGCTGGATGGATACACCATCCACGTCAGTGCACCCCACATGATGGATGGTGAAGTCATTGGGCCTTTCCACCATTACTGTAAACCCATCAACTCCGAGATTATCCAATGTATCCTGTTTGAATCCACCGACCCGAATGCACGAATGACTGAAGTCGAATACATGGTTTCCAAAAAACTGGCACGTAGTGCCATTCCGGGCTGGTCTCACAAGCAGAACTGGCACGACCACAAACAGGAAATTGAAACAGGACGCGTTGCGGTTCATTACCCGACCGACAAAGAAACCGTAAAAAAAATTGTAGAACATGTCAGTGATACGGATGGCATTATTTTCCACCTTTGGCCGGATGGTGCGCCTATTCCTGACGGATCTGTGATGATCGCTCAATCAGTAGGCCACTGGGAAGCACTGCATGGGGGAGCGGCAGCAAGCTCCGCTCCAGCCCATGCTTCGGCACCTTCAGCTTCAAGTGGATCAGGTTCCAAGGGATCTGTCATAAAAATGCTGACAGATGCTGATTACGCACGTATTGGTGTCAATGAGACTTACAAGAACCGCTAA
- a CDS encoding response regulator transcription factor produces MAGPVRVVIADDHAIVRRGLVQIISETDDLELVGQAENGHELLKLVNEMKPDVAVMDINMPEKSGWDVMLQLKSEKNKVPVLVLSISAKEDYALKFIQAGAAGFLSKASAPEQLVEAIHKVSQGRKFITPELAEQLALQLDQDLEKAPHERLSPREFQVMCLLASGKTVSVVAEELALSVPTISTHRARILEKTGLKNNAELTNYAFRNQLID; encoded by the coding sequence ATGGCCGGTCCAGTTCGCGTTGTTATTGCAGATGATCACGCTATTGTGCGCCGTGGACTGGTGCAGATTATCTCGGAAACGGATGATCTGGAGCTGGTGGGGCAGGCTGAAAATGGCCATGAACTTTTAAAGCTGGTCAACGAGATGAAACCCGATGTTGCGGTGATGGATATTAACATGCCGGAGAAAAGTGGCTGGGATGTCATGCTGCAGCTAAAAAGCGAAAAGAACAAGGTTCCGGTACTGGTGCTTAGTATCTCTGCAAAGGAAGACTATGCACTGAAGTTTATTCAGGCTGGGGCTGCGGGGTTTCTGTCAAAAGCCAGCGCCCCGGAACAATTGGTTGAGGCTATCCACAAGGTGTCTCAGGGGAGAAAATTCATCACTCCTGAACTCGCCGAGCAGTTGGCGTTGCAACTGGATCAGGACCTTGAAAAAGCTCCACATGAACGATTATCGCCCCGTGAGTTCCAGGTCATGTGTCTTTTGGCATCCGGAAAAACGGTATCCGTGGTTGCAGAGGAACTGGCGCTCAGTGTCCCTACCATCAGCACCCACCGCGCCCGTATCCTTGAAAAAACAGGGTTAAAAAACAATGCAGAACTCACCAATTATGCTTTCCGAAACCAGTTGATCGATTAA
- a CDS encoding GAF domain-containing sensor histidine kinase produces the protein MSLNPKPHSGVQDTSDSFPQSDTPSTRISLDEEYRLLHEVADILQTPKETRAMLRQVMKTLTGFQELDVESKAGVFLADSENRVLRLYTTYGEFTDEFLEKEREVPFGDCLCGRAAESGQLLMSDSCFSDDRHERRFQDMTPHGHYIIPLKSRNKLIGILFLYTRTDPTWYRFSQEVLLSIGGLIAGAIERQLNEEELGRYRKNLESIVEERTAELTAMREQLRKLNQWMEEVREEEKKRISREVHDQLGQSLTALSLDLSWLGKRIEEGEAPIRDKIQEMRESVKQTIGLTQKIAAELRPPVLDLMGLSETLAWQARQMEQRTGIACRVEIDNGLQFESGLSTAIFRIFQETLTNITRHAKAKEVDVTFKRNGKSYELTVKDDGCGMDPEKLKAPGSLGLMGMRERALIWDGTVEIESSPGCGTLVRVSIPVASGEY, from the coding sequence ATGTCCTTGAATCCAAAACCCCATTCTGGCGTTCAAGATACCTCAGATTCCTTCCCGCAATCTGATACCCCATCCACCCGCATCAGCCTGGATGAAGAATACCGTCTTTTGCATGAAGTTGCCGATATCCTGCAGACCCCGAAAGAGACTCGGGCCATGCTCCGACAGGTGATGAAAACGCTCACCGGGTTCCAGGAATTAGATGTGGAATCCAAGGCCGGTGTGTTCCTGGCAGATTCGGAAAACAGGGTTCTCAGACTTTACACCACATACGGTGAATTTACCGATGAGTTTTTGGAAAAGGAGCGTGAGGTTCCATTTGGGGATTGCCTGTGTGGACGTGCGGCTGAATCCGGCCAACTATTGATGAGCGACAGTTGCTTTTCGGACGACCGCCATGAGCGCAGATTTCAGGATATGACTCCGCACGGGCATTACATCATTCCCTTAAAGAGCAGGAACAAGCTGATTGGAATCCTTTTTCTTTACACCCGAACCGACCCTACCTGGTACCGGTTCAGTCAGGAGGTGTTATTGTCCATCGGCGGGTTGATCGCCGGTGCCATTGAACGGCAACTCAATGAAGAAGAGCTGGGGCGTTACCGCAAGAATCTTGAATCCATTGTGGAGGAGCGTACTGCTGAGCTGACGGCCATGCGCGAGCAGTTACGCAAGCTCAATCAATGGATGGAAGAAGTTCGAGAAGAGGAGAAAAAACGCATTTCGCGTGAAGTACACGATCAGTTGGGGCAATCCCTCACAGCGCTCAGTCTGGATTTATCCTGGCTTGGAAAGCGGATAGAGGAGGGTGAAGCGCCAATCAGAGATAAGATTCAGGAAATGCGTGAATCTGTAAAGCAGACAATCGGGTTAACACAAAAAATTGCAGCAGAACTGCGTCCCCCGGTTTTGGACCTGATGGGTTTGTCCGAGACCCTGGCTTGGCAGGCAAGACAAATGGAGCAACGAACAGGCATCGCCTGCAGGGTCGAAATCGACAATGGACTCCAATTCGAAAGCGGGCTATCTACAGCAATATTTCGCATTTTTCAGGAAACCCTGACCAATATAACCCGTCATGCCAAGGCAAAAGAGGTCGATGTGACCTTCAAGCGAAATGGGAAATCGTATGAGTTGACTGTGAAGGATGATGGGTGTGGAATGGACCCGGAAAAATTAAAAGCCCCCGGTTCCCTGGGGCTGATGGGAATGCGGGAGCGGGCTTTGATTTGGGATGGAACAGTCGAAATTGAATCCTCCCCCGGTTGCGGCACCCTGGTAAGAGTTTCTATTCCTGTAGCATCCGGAGAGTATTGA
- a CDS encoding DUF1566 domain-containing protein, which produces MGLFCIIAFNFFSLALAEEKNKRQPVAQSSDGRFHDLGDGTIQDVKTNLMWMKQDCWQLEKRWVSWYSAQEFVRRMNNKRFAGHNDWRLPTPEEAHQLYDRRRLNKDKDGDKIFIDRIFPKGAGWGTWTSEEKGNQAVVVSFKDEGGQTYQNKITGQDAFLRLVRGPVT; this is translated from the coding sequence ATGGGCCTGTTTTGTATCATTGCTTTTAATTTTTTCTCGCTGGCCTTGGCAGAAGAAAAAAATAAACGCCAGCCGGTGGCCCAGTCCTCTGACGGGAGGTTCCATGATTTGGGTGATGGAACCATACAGGATGTCAAGACCAACCTGATGTGGATGAAACAGGATTGCTGGCAGCTCGAGAAGCGTTGGGTCAGTTGGTATTCCGCGCAGGAATTTGTTCGAAGAATGAACAATAAACGCTTTGCCGGGCACAACGACTGGCGGTTGCCAACACCGGAGGAAGCGCACCAGCTGTATGATCGGCGGCGGCTTAATAAGGATAAGGATGGCGACAAGATTTTTATCGATCGCATTTTCCCCAAAGGAGCGGGTTGGGGTACCTGGACCAGTGAGGAAAAAGGAAATCAAGCCGTTGTGGTGTCTTTCAAGGACGAAGGTGGTCAAACCTATCAAAATAAAATCACAGGGCAGGATGCTTTCCTGCGTCTTGTTCGGGGTCCTGTTACCTGA
- a CDS encoding methyltransferase domain-containing protein, whose protein sequence is MIRPRFNSVRRTVILIFTSLFCLSIALPVIASPSDQERWDSKYENEVYIFGTEPISFIRDNLKLLPKGKVLDIAMGEGRNGVYLAANGFEVEGIDISEVGLKKAHKLAAQNNTRIATRVVDLENAQLEKDKYDVVLCTYYMQRNLIPQMKAAVKKGGMVVFETYNEDYLKYRKFNPEWVLKHNELLELFKDFKIIRYQAFDDGTEAYSSIIAQRQ, encoded by the coding sequence ATGATCCGTCCCAGATTCAATTCCGTTCGCAGGACTGTTATTTTAATATTCACCTCACTGTTTTGTCTTTCAATTGCCCTGCCAGTCATTGCCAGCCCGAGTGATCAAGAACGTTGGGACTCCAAATACGAAAATGAAGTTTATATCTTCGGTACAGAACCCATCAGTTTTATCCGAGACAACTTAAAACTGTTGCCAAAAGGTAAAGTCCTGGACATCGCCATGGGCGAAGGGCGCAACGGTGTGTACCTGGCTGCGAATGGGTTTGAGGTAGAAGGTATCGATATTTCAGAGGTTGGACTTAAAAAAGCTCACAAACTTGCGGCGCAAAATAACACCAGGATCGCTACCCGAGTCGTCGACCTGGAAAACGCACAACTGGAAAAAGACAAATATGATGTGGTGCTTTGCACCTATTACATGCAGCGTAATCTCATTCCTCAAATGAAAGCCGCGGTTAAAAAGGGGGGGATGGTCGTATTCGAAACCTATAATGAAGACTATCTCAAGTACCGTAAATTCAACCCTGAATGGGTGTTGAAGCACAATGAACTGCTTGAGCTTTTTAAGGATTTCAAGATTATTCGTTATCAGGCCTTCGACGACGGGACAGAAGCCTACTCCAGCATCATCGCCCAAAGGCAATAA
- a CDS encoding purine-binding chemotaxis protein CheW translates to MIDEKQFCTFSLDGHCFGVNVLEVQEVFRYQEMTSVPLAPETITGLINLRGQIITAIDLRRLMKLKEREEEEMPMNVVVRTSEDVVSLLVDEIGDVQEVPQNLYEPAPENLHGPLQELVKGVYKLQDKLLLILDTEKVVKQPVTA, encoded by the coding sequence ATGATCGATGAAAAACAGTTCTGTACGTTTTCGCTGGATGGGCATTGTTTCGGGGTCAATGTTTTGGAGGTTCAGGAAGTGTTTCGCTATCAGGAAATGACCTCGGTTCCGCTCGCTCCCGAAACGATCACCGGGTTAATCAATCTGAGAGGACAGATCATCACCGCGATCGACCTGAGGCGTCTTATGAAATTAAAAGAGCGAGAAGAAGAGGAAATGCCCATGAACGTTGTGGTGAGAACCAGTGAGGATGTTGTCAGTTTGTTGGTGGATGAAATCGGAGATGTGCAGGAGGTGCCCCAAAACCTGTATGAACCAGCCCCGGAAAACCTCCACGGGCCTCTCCAGGAACTGGTGAAGGGTGTTTATAAATTACAGGACAAGCTGCTTCTGATCCTTGATACAGAAAAGGTGGTGAAGCAACCGGTAACGGCATAA
- a CDS encoding histidine kinase yields MDEMGPIINEFLTESYENLDQLDQDLVELEANPNETSLLASIFRTIHTIKGTCGFLGFSKLESIAHVGENLLSRLRDGEMQMTPQIANALLAMVDAVRQILSCIENDRAEGDVDYSNLIEVLHKLNNGEPVDDISTGGSNGNGAQEVVAETPIPEQSNGSSENQPAETGSVETPASSPEEALPEPVADPTPPTAADSPATNSDTKPAVPEASAAATDKKPSAGESSIRVDVHLLDQLMNLVGELVLSRNQIVQFASNEKDSNFISTTQHLNQLTSELQEGVMKTRMQQIGNIWSKYPRVVRDLSQSIGKKVRLEMEGKETELDKTLIEAIKDPLTHMVRNSVDHGIEMPDVRVANGKDPEGTLSLRAYHEGGQVNIEINDDGGGIHPEKIKKKAIEKNVITAERAAKMSERELISLIFAPGFSTAEQVSNISGRGVGMDVVRTNIEKIGGSIDINSKAGKGTALKIKIPLTLAIIPALTITCKGSRFCIPQVSLLELVRLDPDRAEKEVEMIQGNPVYRLRGNLLPLVYLSQELGFTGAAIREGESVNIVVLQADNKQFGLVVEKILDTEEIVVKPLGNQLKAITAYSGATIMGDGKVALILDVMGLAQNARVISEESRSSETSTHSDRSEALNGEKQTLLVFELTDESRMAVPLSMVARLEEFKWEEVELAAQKEVVQYRGDIMPLIHLSKFFEGSASTQDKTGSMQAIVYCDRGRNVGVVVERIVDIVEEAIEIKTGTGRKGTVGSAVVQGKVTDMVDVEGIILEADPGFYAENEDEKLLAATTEGDI; encoded by the coding sequence ATGGATGAGATGGGTCCCATCATTAATGAATTCTTGACCGAAAGTTATGAGAACCTGGATCAGCTGGATCAGGACCTGGTTGAACTGGAGGCGAATCCGAATGAGACCAGCCTTTTAGCCAGTATATTCAGAACCATTCATACTATTAAAGGTACTTGTGGGTTTTTGGGTTTCAGTAAATTGGAATCTATTGCCCATGTAGGTGAAAACCTTTTGAGCCGGCTCCGCGACGGTGAAATGCAAATGACGCCGCAGATTGCTAACGCCCTTCTTGCAATGGTGGATGCTGTTCGGCAGATTCTATCCTGCATTGAAAATGATCGCGCTGAAGGGGATGTCGATTATTCCAATCTCATTGAAGTGCTCCATAAGTTAAATAATGGAGAGCCGGTTGATGATATTTCCACAGGGGGCTCCAATGGAAATGGGGCACAGGAGGTTGTGGCAGAAACTCCAATCCCGGAACAGTCTAACGGAAGCTCGGAAAACCAACCTGCAGAAACTGGATCTGTTGAGACTCCGGCATCTTCTCCTGAAGAAGCTTTACCGGAACCAGTTGCAGATCCGACACCACCGACAGCAGCGGATTCTCCAGCCACCAACTCTGATACAAAACCTGCAGTGCCGGAAGCTTCGGCGGCGGCAACGGATAAAAAACCATCAGCAGGGGAATCCAGTATTCGAGTTGATGTTCACCTGCTTGACCAGCTAATGAACCTGGTTGGGGAACTGGTTCTGTCCCGCAACCAGATTGTCCAGTTTGCTTCCAACGAAAAAGATTCCAATTTCATTTCCACCACCCAACATCTTAACCAGCTCACTTCTGAATTGCAGGAAGGGGTTATGAAAACCCGCATGCAGCAAATCGGGAATATCTGGAGCAAGTACCCACGTGTGGTCAGGGATTTGTCTCAGAGTATTGGGAAAAAAGTCCGGCTGGAAATGGAGGGCAAGGAAACCGAACTGGACAAAACCCTGATTGAAGCCATCAAGGATCCGCTAACCCACATGGTACGGAACTCAGTCGACCATGGAATCGAAATGCCGGATGTGCGTGTTGCCAATGGGAAAGATCCCGAAGGCACATTGTCTCTCCGCGCCTACCATGAGGGGGGGCAGGTCAATATTGAAATCAACGACGATGGCGGTGGTATTCATCCTGAGAAAATTAAAAAGAAAGCCATCGAGAAAAATGTAATCACTGCTGAGCGCGCTGCGAAAATGAGCGAGCGGGAATTGATCAGCTTGATTTTCGCTCCAGGCTTTTCTACCGCTGAACAGGTTTCGAATATTTCTGGCCGCGGTGTCGGTATGGATGTGGTTCGAACCAATATTGAAAAAATTGGTGGCAGCATCGACATCAATAGTAAGGCCGGCAAGGGAACTGCGCTCAAGATAAAAATACCACTCACGCTTGCCATCATCCCGGCATTGACAATTACTTGCAAAGGCAGCCGGTTTTGTATCCCTCAGGTGAGTTTGCTTGAGCTGGTAAGGCTGGACCCGGATCGCGCCGAAAAGGAAGTGGAGATGATTCAGGGAAACCCTGTTTACCGCCTGCGCGGCAATCTCCTCCCGCTCGTCTACCTGAGTCAGGAACTGGGTTTCACAGGGGCCGCGATAAGGGAAGGAGAATCGGTAAATATTGTGGTGTTGCAGGCTGACAACAAACAATTTGGTCTGGTTGTAGAAAAAATACTCGACACCGAAGAAATCGTTGTCAAGCCGCTCGGAAACCAGTTAAAAGCGATCACTGCCTATTCCGGAGCCACCATTATGGGTGATGGAAAAGTTGCCCTGATTCTGGATGTGATGGGTCTTGCCCAGAACGCACGAGTGATATCAGAAGAATCACGTAGTTCCGAGACTTCAACTCATAGTGACCGGTCTGAAGCTTTGAATGGTGAAAAACAAACTCTGTTGGTTTTCGAACTGACCGATGAGAGCCGAATGGCCGTTCCCTTGTCTATGGTTGCCCGGCTTGAAGAGTTTAAATGGGAAGAGGTTGAACTGGCTGCACAGAAAGAGGTCGTGCAATATCGTGGGGACATCATGCCTCTGATACATCTTTCAAAATTTTTCGAAGGATCTGCATCCACTCAGGATAAAACCGGTTCGATGCAGGCGATCGTTTATTGCGATCGAGGGCGAAATGTCGGGGTAGTGGTCGAGAGGATTGTGGATATTGTTGAGGAAGCCATTGAGATTAAAACCGGAACAGGTCGTAAAGGCACCGTGGGCTCGGCAGTGGTCCAGGGTAAAGTCACCGATATGGTCGATGTTGAAGGCATTATTTTGGAAGCAGATCCCGGTTTTTATGCAGAGAACGAGGACGAAAAACTCCTGGCTGCTACCACTGAAGGAGATATCTAA